Proteins encoded by one window of Blautia argi:
- a CDS encoding helix-turn-helix domain-containing protein → MNGLNGKPTEYPENALVPYPVILAASKGDPDAMKIVLQHFSGYIASLSMRKLYDERGNVYFGVDEEIRERLQAKLMRAILTFRAE, encoded by the coding sequence ATGAATGGATTGAATGGTAAACCGACCGAGTACCCGGAAAATGCCCTTGTTCCTTATCCTGTTATTTTGGCGGCGAGCAAAGGCGACCCGGACGCAATGAAGATTGTATTGCAGCATTTCAGCGGCTACATAGCAAGTCTTTCCATGCGAAAGCTCTATGATGAGCGAGGAAATGTTTATTTTGGAGTAGACGAAGAAATACGCGAAAGGCTGCAAGCAAAACTAATGAGGGCAATCCTCACATTT
- a CDS encoding RNA polymerase sigma factor, whose translation MTPNRREFEKQCAFQKFCKSVLHNEACNTHEEIRRRRVREVTFSNLALHEERQLYTVDKYFQDEKAEPSYQMAGKEITPKLLLEAIRALPEERRKIVLLYYFEGLTDIEIAKQLNISRSTVQYRRTSSFEQLKKYLEENADEWIEW comes from the coding sequence ATGACACCTAATCGCAGGGAATTTGAAAAGCAATGTGCGTTTCAAAAGTTCTGTAAATCAGTACTTCACAATGAAGCGTGCAACACCCATGAGGAAATTCGTCGGCGCAGAGTTCGGGAGGTTACTTTTTCCAACCTTGCCTTGCATGAGGAACGGCAGCTTTATACCGTCGATAAGTATTTTCAAGACGAAAAAGCAGAGCCGTCCTATCAAATGGCAGGAAAAGAAATAACCCCAAAACTGCTACTTGAAGCTATCCGGGCTTTACCCGAAGAACGGCGCAAAATTGTACTGCTGTATTACTTTGAGGGATTGACTGATATAGAAATCGCAAAGCAGCTCAATATCTCAAGAAGTACGGTACAGTATCGCCGGACAAGCTCCTTTGAGCAGTTAAAAAAATATTTGGAGGAAAACGCTGATGAATGGATTGAATGGTAA
- a CDS encoding immunoglobulin-like domain-containing protein: MKKIICMFLTLLLLVCIVGCSQTKDSDIHVVQDYSEEYEVSPYGSEEALDTLDDLKISMSAEKDLDLKHLSFLIENTSDKEYRYSPNYFEIETEQSGTWYQLEQLDDPSKSNEKDCFIKPNERLTLEIDVKSFYGELPAGHYRLIKQFAFFESERDWDYDTYNLSCEFTIR; encoded by the coding sequence ATGAAAAAAATAATATGTATGTTTCTAACTTTATTGCTATTGGTGTGTATTGTTGGGTGTAGTCAAACAAAGGACAGTGATATTCATGTAGTACAAGATTATTCCGAAGAATATGAGGTTTCTCCTTATGGAAGTGAAGAAGCACTTGACACTTTGGACGATTTGAAGATTTCAATGAGTGCAGAAAAGGATTTAGACTTAAAGCACCTTTCATTTCTAATAGAAAATACTTCTGATAAAGAATACCGATATTCACCAAATTATTTTGAAATAGAAACTGAACAATCCGGCACTTGGTATCAACTTGAACAGCTTGATGACCCTTCAAAGAGCAATGAAAAGGATTGTTTTATTAAGCCTAACGAACGATTAACATTAGAAATTGATGTTAAAAGTTTTTATGGAGAATTGCCTGCTGGACACTATCGTTTGATTAAACAATTTGCGTTCTTTGAAAGTGAAAGAGATTGGGATTACGATACATATAATTTATCTTGCGAATTTACGATAAGGTAA